The proteins below come from a single Asanoa ferruginea genomic window:
- the rpsT gene encoding 30S ribosomal protein S20, with protein MANIKSQIKRNRQNEKARLRNKSVKSSLKTAIRKFNEATAAGDTEKATALMREASRKLDKAVSKGVIHKNQAANRKSAIAKRLSAPAA; from the coding sequence GTGGCGAACATCAAGTCCCAGATCAAGCGCAACCGGCAGAACGAGAAGGCCCGGTTGCGGAACAAGTCGGTCAAGTCGTCTCTCAAGACGGCCATCCGCAAGTTCAACGAGGCCACTGCGGCCGGTGACACCGAGAAGGCGACCGCGCTGATGCGTGAGGCGTCGCGCAAGCTCGACAAGGCCGTCAGCAAGGGCGTCATCCACAAGAACCAGGCGGCCAACCGCAAGTCGGCCATCGCCAAGCGGCTCAGCGCTCCCGCCGCCTGA
- a CDS encoding sugar ABC transporter substrate-binding protein, whose protein sequence is MKTRRIPFQVVTVVLTAALLASACGSDDSGNEQQADPAKLTVWMMGEGGDAQNTFLDGVETEFKKKHPGTDVVVQYIPWLEAPKKFQAALAGGEGPDVTELGNTETQGWAQQEALADLTDRLGGWAPGKDILPDLVKNAQLDGKQYGIPWYAGVRAIYYRTDWFQEAGVTPPKTWDELVSVAKAVQAKKPGTYGIALPGNSELPFYSFLWGAGGEIATDNGGTWKSGYTSAESRQAVKFWTDLVTVHKVAPPAAAAWNEVDARTQFATGKAAMAFAGSWQQAAMLEADPNLDKVWGTFPIPGPTGNAAPAFAGGSDIALWEDSKVKDVAWDYMTVLLDKQNNKKWADSLKFFPVYTDLVAAGYNDDKIMAAFAATMKATKLTPMTPKWVEVSRTKTVTQAMNTSIIKGQKTVDQATTDAAAEIESILNAK, encoded by the coding sequence GTGAAGACGAGGCGGATACCGTTCCAGGTTGTCACGGTGGTCCTTACGGCCGCGCTGCTCGCCAGCGCCTGCGGCAGCGACGATAGCGGCAACGAACAGCAGGCGGACCCCGCCAAGCTCACCGTCTGGATGATGGGCGAAGGCGGCGACGCACAGAACACGTTCCTCGATGGCGTCGAGACCGAGTTCAAGAAGAAGCATCCCGGCACCGACGTGGTCGTTCAATACATCCCGTGGCTCGAGGCGCCGAAGAAGTTCCAGGCGGCGCTCGCCGGCGGCGAAGGCCCCGACGTCACCGAGCTCGGCAACACCGAGACGCAGGGCTGGGCGCAGCAGGAGGCCCTCGCCGACCTGACCGACCGGCTCGGCGGCTGGGCACCGGGCAAGGACATCCTGCCCGACCTGGTGAAGAACGCCCAGCTCGACGGCAAGCAATACGGCATTCCCTGGTACGCCGGGGTGCGCGCGATCTACTACCGCACCGACTGGTTCCAGGAGGCCGGCGTGACACCGCCGAAGACCTGGGACGAGCTGGTCTCGGTGGCCAAGGCGGTGCAGGCCAAGAAGCCGGGCACCTACGGCATCGCGCTGCCGGGCAACTCCGAGCTGCCGTTCTACTCGTTCCTCTGGGGCGCCGGCGGTGAGATCGCGACCGACAACGGCGGCACCTGGAAGTCCGGCTACACCTCGGCCGAGTCCCGCCAGGCCGTGAAGTTCTGGACCGACCTGGTCACCGTGCACAAGGTGGCACCGCCCGCGGCGGCCGCCTGGAACGAGGTCGACGCGCGCACCCAGTTCGCCACCGGCAAGGCCGCGATGGCGTTCGCCGGGAGCTGGCAGCAGGCCGCCATGCTGGAGGCCGACCCCAACCTCGACAAGGTCTGGGGCACCTTCCCGATCCCCGGCCCGACCGGCAACGCGGCACCCGCGTTCGCGGGCGGCTCCGACATCGCGCTCTGGGAAGACAGCAAGGTCAAGGACGTGGCCTGGGACTACATGACCGTGCTGCTCGACAAGCAGAACAACAAGAAGTGGGCCGACAGCCTCAAGTTCTTCCCGGTCTACACCGACCTGGTCGCGGCGGGCTACAACGATGACAAGATCATGGCGGCCTTCGCGGCGACCATGAAGGCCACCAAGCTCACCCCGATGACGCCGAAGTGGGTCGAGGTCAGCCGCACCAAGACGGTGACACAGGCGATGAACACCTCGATCATCAAGGGCCAGAAGACGGTCGACCAGGCGACGACCGACGCGGCCGCCGAGATCGAGAGCATCCTCAACGCGAAGTGA
- the lepA gene encoding translation elongation factor 4 — MPPTLDPGTNQIGATDPARIRNFCIIAHIDHGKSTLADRMLQLTEVVDPRQMRAQYLDRMDIERERGITIKSQAVRMPWTVREGEQAGESAVLNMIDTPGHVDFTYEVSRSLAACEGAVLLVDAAQGIEAQTLANLYLALENDLHIIPVLNKIDLPAAQPDKYAEELAHLIGGRPEDCLRVSGKTGEGVAHLLDEIVRQFTPPVGDAAAPARAMIFDSVYDIYRGVITYVRVIDGKIEARDRIKMMSTGAVHELLEIGVISPEMVKAGALGVGEVGYLITGVKDVRQSRVGDTVTINGRAATQALGGYKDPKPMVYSGLYPIDGSDYPALRDALDRLKLNDAALVYEPETSAALGFGFRVGFLGLLHLEIIRERLEREFALDLISTAPNVVYRVTMDDGGELTVTNPSEFPVGKVAEVYEPVVRATVLTPNDYVGAVMELCQGRRGSLLGMDYLSADRVELRYTLPLAEIIYDFFDQLKSRTKGYASLDYEPSGEQKADLVKVDILLHGEPVDAFSAIVHKDKAYNYGVNIASKLQKLIPRQQFEVPIQAAIGSRVIARETIRAIRKDVLAKCYGGDITRKRKLLEKQKEGKKRMKMVGRVEVPQEAFIAALSTSDSPADIKAAKK, encoded by the coding sequence GTGCCACCGACGCTCGACCCCGGCACCAACCAGATCGGTGCCACCGACCCGGCGCGTATCCGCAACTTCTGCATCATCGCCCACATCGACCACGGCAAGTCGACGCTGGCCGACCGGATGTTGCAGTTGACGGAGGTGGTCGACCCGCGGCAGATGCGCGCGCAATACCTGGACCGGATGGACATCGAGCGCGAGCGCGGCATCACGATCAAGTCGCAGGCGGTCCGGATGCCGTGGACCGTGCGCGAGGGCGAGCAGGCCGGCGAGAGCGCCGTGCTCAACATGATCGATACGCCCGGGCACGTCGACTTCACCTATGAGGTGTCCCGCAGCCTGGCCGCGTGCGAGGGCGCGGTGCTGCTGGTCGACGCCGCGCAGGGGATCGAGGCGCAGACGCTGGCCAACCTCTACCTGGCGCTGGAAAACGACCTGCACATCATCCCGGTGCTCAACAAGATCGACCTGCCGGCGGCGCAGCCCGACAAATACGCCGAGGAGCTGGCCCACCTGATCGGCGGCCGGCCGGAAGACTGCCTGCGCGTCTCCGGCAAGACCGGCGAGGGCGTGGCGCACCTGCTCGATGAGATCGTCCGGCAGTTCACGCCGCCGGTCGGCGACGCCGCGGCGCCCGCGCGAGCGATGATCTTCGACTCGGTCTACGACATCTACCGCGGCGTGATCACCTACGTCCGGGTGATCGACGGGAAGATCGAGGCCCGCGACCGGATCAAGATGATGTCCACCGGCGCCGTGCACGAGTTGCTGGAGATCGGCGTCATCTCGCCCGAGATGGTCAAGGCGGGTGCCCTCGGTGTCGGCGAGGTCGGCTACCTGATCACCGGCGTGAAAGACGTCCGGCAGTCCCGGGTCGGCGACACCGTCACCATCAACGGGCGGGCCGCCACCCAGGCGCTCGGCGGCTACAAGGACCCGAAGCCGATGGTCTACTCGGGCCTCTACCCGATCGACGGCTCCGACTACCCGGCGCTGCGCGACGCGCTCGACCGGCTCAAGCTCAACGACGCCGCGCTCGTCTACGAGCCGGAGACCAGCGCCGCGCTCGGCTTCGGCTTCCGCGTCGGCTTCCTCGGGCTGCTCCACCTGGAGATCATCCGGGAGCGGCTGGAACGCGAGTTCGCCCTCGACCTGATCTCCACCGCGCCCAACGTGGTCTACCGCGTGACCATGGACGACGGCGGCGAGCTGACGGTGACCAACCCGAGCGAGTTCCCGGTCGGCAAGGTCGCCGAGGTCTACGAGCCGGTGGTGCGGGCGACCGTGCTGACGCCCAACGACTACGTCGGCGCCGTGATGGAGCTGTGCCAGGGCCGCCGTGGCTCGCTGCTCGGCATGGACTACCTGTCGGCCGACCGGGTCGAGCTGCGCTACACGCTGCCGCTCGCCGAGATCATCTACGACTTCTTCGACCAGTTGAAGAGCCGCACCAAGGGCTACGCCAGCCTCGACTACGAGCCCTCCGGCGAGCAGAAGGCCGACCTGGTCAAGGTCGACATCCTGCTGCACGGCGAGCCGGTCGACGCGTTCAGCGCGATCGTCCACAAGGACAAGGCCTACAACTACGGCGTCAACATCGCGTCGAAGCTCCAGAAGCTGATCCCCCGGCAGCAGTTCGAGGTGCCGATCCAGGCCGCGATCGGCAGCCGGGTGATCGCTCGCGAGACGATCCGGGCGATCCGCAAGGACGTGCTGGCCAAGTGCTACGGCGGTGACATCACCCGTAAGCGCAAGCTGCTCGAGAAGCAGAAGGAAGGCAAGAAGCGGATGAAGATGGTCGGCCGGGTGGAGGTGCCGCAGGAGGCGTTCATCGCCGCGCTGTCGACCTCGGACTCGCCCGCCGACATCAAGGCCGCGAAGAAGTGA
- a CDS encoding heme-degrading domain-containing protein: protein MTPELQEQEERLRFDRFDHDDAWELGSRLVGMARERGHAVTVDIRLGDQQVFHCALAGTTPDNDDWIERKIRVVRRFGRSSYRIGQSYRDRGTTFEEQAHLDPALYAAHGGCFPIILKGTGPVGTVTVSGLPQLDDHRLVVEALGLFLESKAG from the coding sequence ATGACGCCAGAGCTTCAGGAGCAGGAAGAACGACTCCGGTTCGACCGCTTTGACCATGACGATGCCTGGGAGCTCGGAAGTCGTCTGGTCGGGATGGCCCGGGAGCGCGGGCACGCGGTCACCGTCGACATCCGCCTCGGTGACCAGCAGGTCTTCCACTGCGCGCTGGCCGGCACCACGCCCGACAACGACGACTGGATCGAGCGCAAGATCCGGGTCGTCCGGCGGTTCGGGCGCAGCTCCTACCGGATCGGCCAGTCCTACCGCGACCGCGGCACCACCTTCGAGGAGCAGGCCCACCTCGACCCCGCCTTGTACGCCGCGCACGGTGGCTGCTTCCCGATCATCCTCAAGGGAACCGGCCCGGTCGGCACCGTCACCGTCTCGGGCCTGCCGCAACTCGACGACCACCGCCTCGTCGTCGAGGCCCTCGGCCTCTTCCTGGAGTCCAAGGCCGGATAG
- a CDS encoding carbohydrate ABC transporter permease has product MSTDTRVVPDVTPERPAPPARSWSRGPGRLPYLLMLPCLLVITALLLWPLGQIVVMSLYDLDSVRQVRGQREWPWAGLANYREILTDPFFQMVLRNTVLFALANVALTMVLGTLVGLLLHRLGKRMAAFVGGCVLLAWATPALTGTITWKWIFDDTNGLVTWLFNALPDGLSAALFGRSDWTGYGWFNAPLSFFSILTLVIVWHSFPFIAVSVLAGLKSLPSELLEAARVDGAGPWRSFWSITFPLLRPVFGILVVLSTIWDFKVFTQQYVLAGGTQDRPTFMLSIYSYATAFSPPPKYGLGAAIAVVLTVILLIVTGVYVRTLLKQEEL; this is encoded by the coding sequence GTGAGCACCGATACCCGCGTCGTTCCCGACGTGACACCGGAGCGGCCCGCGCCGCCGGCCCGATCATGGAGCCGGGGGCCGGGCCGCCTCCCGTACCTGCTGATGCTGCCCTGTCTGCTCGTGATCACGGCCTTGTTGCTGTGGCCGCTCGGGCAGATCGTGGTGATGTCGCTCTACGACCTCGACAGCGTGCGTCAGGTCCGTGGCCAGCGCGAATGGCCGTGGGCCGGGCTGGCCAACTACCGCGAGATCCTGACCGACCCGTTCTTCCAGATGGTGCTGCGCAACACGGTGCTGTTCGCGCTGGCCAACGTCGCGCTGACGATGGTGCTCGGCACGCTGGTCGGCCTGCTGCTGCACCGGCTCGGCAAGCGGATGGCGGCGTTCGTCGGCGGCTGCGTCCTGCTCGCCTGGGCGACGCCGGCGCTGACCGGCACGATCACCTGGAAATGGATCTTCGACGACACGAATGGCCTGGTCACCTGGTTGTTCAACGCGCTGCCGGACGGTCTTTCGGCGGCTTTGTTCGGCCGCTCCGACTGGACCGGTTACGGGTGGTTCAACGCGCCGCTGTCGTTCTTCTCGATCCTGACGCTGGTCATCGTGTGGCACTCGTTCCCGTTCATCGCGGTGTCGGTGCTGGCCGGCCTCAAGAGCCTGCCGTCGGAGTTGCTGGAGGCGGCCCGGGTCGACGGCGCCGGCCCGTGGCGGTCGTTCTGGTCGATCACGTTCCCGCTGCTGCGCCCGGTCTTCGGGATCCTCGTGGTGCTCTCCACGATCTGGGACTTCAAGGTCTTCACGCAGCAGTACGTGCTGGCCGGCGGCACCCAGGACCGCCCGACGTTCATGCTGTCCATCTACTCGTACGCGACCGCGTTCTCACCGCCGCCGAAATACGGCCTGGGCGCCGCGATCGCCGTCGTGCTCACGGTCATCCTGTTGATCGTCACCGGCGTGTACGTGCGTACCCTGCTGAAGCAGGAGGAGCTGTGA
- a CDS encoding carbohydrate ABC transporter permease: MKRSALNLAGLLVAAFAVFPVVWMVATSFKTTPEIFSGGPVPFPRHPTLAHYRAILSGDLIPGVSFLDFFRNSVVVAFCTVVISGVIALLAATAVSRFRFRLRTTFLVLLLVVQMIPLEALVIPLFLMIQRLGLYDTLGSLVLTYVGFSLPFAVWMLRGFVAAVPVELEEAAAIDGASRLQIYRRILFPLVAPGLVATSIFSFIVAWNELIFALTFLNDQSRYTLPVAMTFFFGRDDTAWGPVMAASTLLTLPVLIFFLIVQRRMVGGLSAGALKG, from the coding sequence GTGAAGCGGTCCGCGCTCAACCTGGCCGGCCTGCTGGTCGCGGCGTTCGCGGTCTTCCCGGTCGTGTGGATGGTCGCCACCTCGTTCAAGACCACCCCGGAGATCTTCTCCGGTGGCCCGGTGCCGTTCCCGCGGCATCCGACGCTCGCGCACTACCGCGCGATCCTGTCGGGCGACCTGATCCCCGGTGTCAGCTTCCTGGACTTCTTCCGCAACAGCGTCGTGGTCGCTTTTTGCACCGTCGTGATCAGCGGTGTGATCGCGTTGCTGGCGGCGACGGCGGTGTCCCGGTTCCGTTTCCGGTTGCGGACCACCTTCCTGGTCCTGCTGCTGGTGGTCCAGATGATCCCGCTGGAGGCGCTGGTCATCCCGCTGTTCCTGATGATCCAGCGGCTGGGCCTCTACGACACCCTGGGCAGCCTGGTGCTGACCTATGTGGGCTTCTCGCTCCCGTTCGCGGTCTGGATGCTCCGCGGTTTCGTGGCCGCGGTCCCGGTGGAGTTGGAGGAAGCGGCCGCGATCGACGGCGCGAGCCGCTTGCAGATCTACCGGCGCATCCTGTTCCCGCTGGTGGCCCCCGGCCTGGTGGCGACGAGCATCTTCTCGTTCATCGTGGCCTGGAACGAGCTGATCTTCGCTCTGACGTTCCTCAACGACCAGAGCCGCTACACGCTGCCGGTGGCGATGACCTTCTTCTTCGGCCGCGACGACACCGCGTGGGGCCCGGTCATGGCGGCGTCGACGCTGCTCACCCTCCCGGTGCTGATCTTCTTCCTGATCGTGCAACGACGCATGGTGGGCGGCCTGTCGGCGGGTGCGTTGAAGGGCTGA
- a CDS encoding NUDIX domain-containing protein, with protein MTGPDAGFCGRCGAALAGRPATVCPACGYQHYLNARPTASLLVVDDAGRFLALRRAIDPMAGHWEVPGGFCDGFEHPRDAAAREGREELGCEVQIKDFIGMYVGTYEFQNELLPVLDCFYFASLDPAAIRLDPAEATELTWFDLAKPPKMAFSTMDSALVDATRSLLSTK; from the coding sequence GTGACGGGGCCCGACGCCGGTTTCTGTGGCCGCTGCGGCGCCGCGCTGGCGGGCCGGCCGGCGACCGTCTGCCCGGCATGCGGTTACCAGCACTACCTCAACGCCCGCCCGACCGCGAGCCTGCTGGTGGTCGACGACGCGGGCCGGTTCCTCGCGCTGCGCCGGGCAATCGACCCGATGGCCGGGCATTGGGAGGTGCCCGGCGGCTTCTGCGACGGCTTCGAGCACCCGCGCGACGCCGCGGCGCGCGAGGGCCGTGAGGAACTCGGCTGCGAGGTTCAGATCAAGGACTTCATCGGGATGTACGTCGGCACGTACGAGTTCCAGAACGAGCTCTTGCCGGTCCTGGACTGTTTCTACTTCGCGTCACTGGACCCGGCCGCGATCCGGCTCGACCCGGCCGAGGCGACCGAGCTGACCTGGTTTGACCTGGCCAAACCGCCGAAGATGGCGTTCTCGACAATGGACTCCGCCCTCGTCGACGCGACACGATCGTTGCTATCGACGAAATAA
- a CDS encoding enoyl-CoA hydratase family protein — MTSGDPLVRVETDRGVATLTLDSPHNRNALSTTLMTELTAALATAAADPAVRVVVLSHTGPVFCSGADLKETAAAYASGKVPVGMLGDVLAAVAECPKPVVARIGGPARAGGLGLIAAADIAICANEATFAFTEVRLGVIPAVISATVLRRLSPRAAQALYLTGELFDGARAVEVGLVTAAVGVEELDATVRSYCAALVRGAPGALAGTKELLVRTPLPSVREDAAELGAHSVGYFLSQEGREGVAAFREKRDPAWVPAP, encoded by the coding sequence ATGACATCCGGGGATCCTCTCGTACGGGTCGAGACCGACCGCGGCGTGGCCACCCTCACGCTGGACAGCCCGCACAACCGCAACGCGCTGTCGACGACGCTGATGACCGAGCTGACCGCCGCCCTCGCGACGGCCGCCGCCGACCCCGCGGTGCGGGTGGTGGTGCTCTCGCACACCGGCCCGGTGTTCTGCTCAGGAGCCGACCTGAAGGAGACCGCGGCGGCGTACGCCTCGGGAAAGGTCCCGGTCGGAATGCTCGGCGACGTGCTCGCGGCGGTGGCCGAGTGCCCCAAGCCGGTCGTCGCCCGGATCGGCGGCCCGGCGCGGGCCGGCGGGCTCGGCCTGATCGCCGCGGCCGACATCGCGATCTGCGCCAACGAGGCGACGTTCGCGTTCACCGAGGTCCGGCTCGGCGTGATCCCGGCGGTCATCTCCGCCACCGTGCTCCGCCGGCTGAGCCCGCGGGCGGCCCAGGCGCTCTACCTGACCGGCGAGCTGTTCGACGGTGCCCGCGCGGTCGAGGTCGGCCTGGTCACCGCCGCCGTCGGCGTCGAGGAGCTGGACGCGACGGTGCGCTCCTACTGCGCGGCCCTGGTGCGCGGTGCACCGGGCGCGTTGGCCGGCACGAAGGAGTTGCTGGTCCGCACCCCGCTGCCGTCGGTCCGGGAAGACGCGGCCGAGCTGGGTGCCCATTCGGTCGGCTACTTCCTCTCGCAGGAGGGCCGCGAGGGCGTTGCCGCGTTCCGGGAAAAGCGCGACCCGGCGTGGGTACCGGCGCCATGA
- a CDS encoding phosphotransferase, with protein sequence MLAPPPFAYEATAVRPSWESLAPDLRAAVASRLGSPVVRATSAGAGFTSGFAAVLETAAGERVFVKAARAFDQRHLCDWYAHEARIVAALPPEVAVPRLRWTLATADWFVLCLDAVDGHTPALPWSAADLAAALDAWATAAAALADPPPELVDLRLPSLSTMLREDLAEWSGIAAGRVPLPAGAEPARDHLAALAALEATAPALAETAGAALIHCDLRVDNVLIDAGGRAWLCDWNWLCHGPAWFDTAILLVTAYAGGLDADSLWAAHPTAFGAPEGALDAALASMSGYYLTRAGAPPNDASPLVRAHQRWHGDMALSWLLRRNGWD encoded by the coding sequence ATGCTCGCGCCGCCTCCGTTCGCCTACGAGGCCACCGCGGTCCGCCCCTCCTGGGAGTCGCTCGCGCCTGACCTGCGCGCGGCCGTCGCGTCGCGGCTCGGTTCCCCGGTGGTCCGGGCGACCAGCGCCGGCGCCGGCTTCACCAGCGGCTTCGCCGCGGTGCTGGAGACCGCCGCGGGGGAGCGGGTGTTCGTCAAGGCCGCCCGCGCTTTCGACCAGAGACACCTATGCGACTGGTACGCCCATGAGGCGCGAATCGTCGCCGCGCTGCCGCCGGAGGTGGCGGTGCCGCGGCTCCGCTGGACGCTGGCCACGGCCGACTGGTTCGTGCTGTGCCTGGACGCGGTCGACGGGCACACCCCGGCGCTGCCCTGGTCGGCCGCGGACCTGGCGGCGGCGCTGGACGCCTGGGCCACCGCGGCGGCCGCGCTCGCCGACCCGCCGCCGGAGTTGGTCGATCTGCGGCTGCCTTCGCTGTCGACGATGCTCCGCGAGGACCTGGCCGAGTGGAGCGGCATCGCGGCCGGTCGGGTGCCGCTGCCGGCCGGGGCCGAGCCGGCCCGCGATCACCTGGCCGCGCTGGCCGCCCTGGAGGCGACCGCCCCGGCGCTGGCCGAGACGGCCGGTGCCGCACTGATCCACTGTGACCTCCGGGTCGACAACGTGCTGATCGACGCCGGTGGCCGGGCCTGGCTGTGCGACTGGAACTGGCTCTGCCACGGCCCGGCCTGGTTCGACACGGCGATCCTGCTCGTCACGGCGTACGCCGGCGGTCTGGACGCTGATTCTCTGTGGGCCGCGCACCCGACCGCCTTCGGGGCACCGGAGGGCGCGCTCGACGCCGCGCTCGCGTCGATGTCCGGCTACTACCTGACCCGGGCCGGCGCCCCACCCAACGACGCCTCGCCGCTGGTCCGCGCGCACCAGCGCTGGCACGGCGACATGGCCCTGTCCTGGCTCCTGCGCCGCAACGGCTGGGATTGA
- a CDS encoding phytanoyl-CoA dioxygenase family protein, with protein MHVFDYAGRTGYEPISEVDRKEFHEQGFMLLRNVLTEDHRAALEAAVDRVYAEEKAAGNTTKDGTLHLLGFLDRDELFGELLTHPIAFPYMWGLAGWNIYTHHNHLDVTPPALEPEKPYWGWHQDGYRQNSDPETMDPNLPRPMFSLKVAYVLSDLSEKGRGATKVIPGSHLWNSLPRPADLTVQNPDPEGTVEITANPGDAFIFDRRQWHSRSTNLSTITRKMLFVGYTYRWIRPLDELHPDLASQWWQNRTPVQRQLLGEGGHTANYWGINWDGYIDDEIPLRKELKTRGLLDRSVPWLR; from the coding sequence ATGCACGTGTTCGACTACGCAGGCCGCACAGGCTACGAGCCGATCAGCGAGGTCGACCGGAAGGAGTTCCACGAGCAGGGCTTCATGTTGCTGCGCAACGTCCTGACCGAGGACCACCGCGCCGCGCTGGAAGCCGCCGTCGACCGGGTCTACGCCGAGGAGAAGGCCGCCGGCAACACGACCAAGGACGGCACGCTGCACCTGCTCGGCTTCCTCGACCGTGACGAGCTGTTCGGCGAGCTGCTGACCCACCCGATCGCGTTCCCCTACATGTGGGGCCTGGCCGGCTGGAACATCTACACGCACCACAACCACCTCGACGTCACCCCGCCGGCGCTCGAGCCGGAGAAGCCCTACTGGGGCTGGCACCAGGACGGCTACCGGCAGAACTCCGACCCGGAGACGATGGACCCCAACCTCCCGCGGCCGATGTTCTCGCTGAAGGTGGCCTACGTCCTCTCCGACCTCTCTGAGAAGGGCCGCGGCGCGACCAAGGTCATCCCGGGCAGCCACCTGTGGAACTCGCTGCCCCGCCCGGCCGACCTGACCGTGCAGAACCCCGACCCCGAGGGCACCGTCGAGATCACCGCCAACCCGGGCGACGCGTTCATCTTCGACCGCCGCCAGTGGCACTCGCGCTCGACGAACCTGTCCACCATCACCCGCAAGATGCTCTTCGTCGGCTACACCTATCGGTGGATCCGCCCGCTCGACGAGCTGCACCCCGACCTGGCCTCGCAGTGGTGGCAGAACCGCACGCCGGTGCAGCGCCAGCTGCTGGGCGAGGGCGGCCACACGGCCAACTACTGGGGCATCAACTGGGACGGCTACATCGACGACGAGATCCCGCTGCGCAAGGAGCTCAAGACGCGGGGCCTGCTCGACCGTAGCGTCCCGTGGCTCCGCTGA
- a CDS encoding GlsB/YeaQ/YmgE family stress response membrane protein produces MTAGGIITALIIGLIIGALGRLVVPGRQNIPIWLTLVIGVVAALLGSAIARAGGFADTGGFVDWREVLLQIALAAVGVLLTVSMYGRGRRRVSRY; encoded by the coding sequence ATGACCGCAGGTGGAATCATCACCGCACTGATTATCGGTCTGATCATTGGTGCACTGGGCCGACTGGTCGTGCCCGGCCGCCAGAACATCCCGATCTGGCTGACCCTGGTCATCGGTGTCGTCGCCGCGTTGCTGGGCTCCGCCATTGCCCGCGCCGGCGGTTTCGCCGACACCGGCGGCTTCGTCGACTGGCGCGAGGTGCTGCTGCAGATCGCTCTCGCCGCCGTCGGTGTGCTGCTGACGGTCAGCATGTACGGCCGCGGCCGGCGCCGGGTCAGCCGCTACTGA
- a CDS encoding MOSC domain-containing protein: protein MAGHVLSVNLGTRKVTDYADGPGGQTGIDKTPTSDRVTVSDAGVDGDYIGNRRVHGSPDQAVYAYAVEDAHWWSSELGREFGAGAFGENLTTRGVDVTGAVIGERWAIGSALMQVTYPRQPCQTFAGFWGVPDLVKRFTQHAAPGAYLRVLTPGEIGADDTVEVVHRPDHGVTLGETFRAFNGHPELLPNLLAATDLPAPMLDKIRRRVG, encoded by the coding sequence GTGGCAGGACACGTTCTCTCGGTCAACCTGGGCACCCGCAAGGTCACTGATTACGCGGACGGGCCCGGCGGTCAGACCGGCATCGACAAGACCCCGACCAGCGACCGGGTCACCGTGTCCGACGCGGGCGTCGACGGCGACTACATCGGCAACCGGCGGGTGCACGGAAGCCCGGACCAGGCGGTCTACGCGTACGCCGTGGAAGACGCCCACTGGTGGTCCTCCGAGTTGGGCCGGGAGTTCGGCGCCGGCGCCTTCGGCGAGAACCTGACCACCCGCGGCGTCGACGTCACGGGCGCGGTGATCGGCGAGCGCTGGGCGATCGGTTCGGCCCTGATGCAGGTGACCTACCCCCGCCAGCCGTGCCAGACCTTCGCCGGCTTCTGGGGCGTCCCCGACCTGGTCAAGCGCTTCACCCAACACGCCGCCCCGGGCGCCTACCTGCGGGTGCTGACGCCGGGGGAGATCGGCGCCGACGACACCGTCGAGGTCGTCCACCGCCCCGACCACGGCGTGACGCTGGGCGAGACCTTCCGCGCCTTCAACGGCCACCCGGAGTTGCTGCCCAACCTGCTGGCCGCCACCGACCTACCCGCGCCCATGCTGGACAAGATCCGCCGCCGCGTCGGCTGA